In one window of Spodoptera frugiperda isolate SF20-4 chromosome 11, AGI-APGP_CSIRO_Sfru_2.0, whole genome shotgun sequence DNA:
- the LOC118274921 gene encoding uncharacterized protein LOC118274921 isoform X5, translating into MYQIIAGNALITKMNYEAERAMNQKRLRMEGEPGHGVVQGNGLPLNYIDNGHQIPYQPYAGAYNTHYPPPEAFSPYGPPPPGGYAPQNLSYAPPAHQNYPHHQSFPPQQPPQAQLHMPQSHMVQGYGDVGVHKPAWPPQPHLLPPLDTQKPLDVKQLKSEIKLEPTDAQKRPHPENEMLARQREYNVHIPSTLGGDLDQPKIKIKTDIFKPDDLAHRQDKPIDVGQKSLSLDGSQKPTDLQNKDDGHPIIGVENKSMDKPTESCKAEGAAEGGAGDSQRAAEPTTLSDKSEEDRKPFSSPELPKSGAIPGKVPTPGSEPKKRGRPKGSTNKPKPPGAAPRAPAPAAPRAPPPRPLPQPPRPRATGYQYAIRPFRKDFSGIQFRRRWSDDCLDSSHIPNEVYFGDVPVSMEVLFNYYDANAEREKLATQAAQIAAQKAAAAKLAAAKLQARGLMPASTEVTTVDSSSSDDSSGSSGSDSEESDERGPGRPKGSKNSPRAPGTPSAGGTGSTPSTPGTGRRGRPPVPPELRQPGITDMKKFCKAAGIRFDYKKLVEGCTKNKERVQKMLDLLTAAGLEGKPTLEKCQALKKAKIEKKEQEKQAKKEAKVKHKEVVSEKEGGVSRRMTRGATGVKPRQRIVISSDEEDDTPAARRTLSKLRSSLNDDSDSD; encoded by the exons ttaccAAGATGAATTATGAAGCCGAAAGAGCCATGAATCAGAAGCGATTGCGAATGGAGGGCGAACCGGGCCATGGAGTGGTCCAGGGAAATGGTTTGCCGCTAAATTATATAG ATAATGGTCACCAAATACCGTATCAACCGTATGCTGGTGCATACAACACTCATTATCCACCGCCGGAGGCGTTTTCGCCCTAcgggccgccgccgccgggGGGCTATGCCCCGCAGAACTTGTCGTACGCGCCTCCTGCGCACCAGAACTACCCGCATCACCAGAGTTTCCCGCCACAACAGCCGCCGCAAGCACAGCTACACATGCCACAGTCCCATATGG TTCAAGGCTATGGAGACGTGGGTGTGCACAAGCCTGCCTGGCCGCCCCAACCACACCTGTTACCCCCACTGGACACTCAGAAGCCCCTGGATGTGAAGCAGCTGAAATCAGAGATTAAACTGGAACCAACTGATGCTCAGAAACGACCACACCCTGAGAATGAGATGCTG GCGAGGCAGAGAGAGTACAATGTCCACATACCCAGTACCTtg GGTGGTGACTTAGACCAGCCTAAAATTAAGATAAAGACGGATATATTCAAGCCGGATGATTTAGCACACAGACAGGATAAGCCTATTG ATGTCGGCCAAAAATCGTTGTCTCTGGATGGATCACAGAAGCCCACTGACTTGCAAAACAAAG ATGATGGTCATCCAATCATTGGTGTTGAGAACAAGTCTATGGATAAACCAACCG agtCTTGCAAAGCTGAGGGTGCGGCTGAAGGCGGCGCTGGTGATTCACAACGAGCGGCGGAGCCCACGACTCTTAGTGACAAGAG TGAAGAGGATCGGAAACCGTTCAGCAGTCCAGAGCTCCCGAAGTCAGGCGCTATACCCGGCAAGGTGCCGACTCCAGGCAGCGAG CCCAAGAAGAGGGGCCGGCCCAAGGGCTCCACCAACAAGCCCAAGCCGCCGggcgccgcgccccgcgcccccgcccccgctgcgccccgcgcgcccccgccgcgcccccTGCCGCAgccgccgcgcccccgcgccaCCGGGTACCAGTACGCCATCAGACCCTTCAGGAAGGACTTCTCTGGGATACAGTTTAGAAG GCGATGGAGCGACGACTGCCTGGACTCGTCGCACATCCCCAACGAGGTGTACTTCGGCGACGTGCCGGTGTCCATGGAGGTGTTGTTCAACTACTACGACGCCAACGCCGAGCGAGAGAAGCTCGCCACGCAGGCCGCGCAGATCGCCGCGCAGAAGGCCGCCGCCGCCAAACTGGCCGCCGCCAAGTTACAGGCTAGAGGGCTCATGCCAGCGTCTACTGAG GTAACGACAGtggactcttcatcatcagaCGACTCGTCAGGTTCCTCCGGCAGCGACTCGGAAGAGAGTGACGAA CGCGGACCGGGCAGGCCGAAGGGGTCCAAGAACAGTCCACGAGCCCCCGGGACCCCGTCTGCAGGGGGTACGGGGTCCACGCCCAGCACGCCGGGGACTGGACGACGGGGGCGACCCCCTGTACCGCCAGAACTCCGCCAACCTGGTATCACAGACATGAAGAAGTTCTGCAAAGCTGCTGGGATAAGGTTCGACTACAAGAAGCTTGTTGAAG GTTGTACGAAAAACAAAGAGCGTGTACAGAAGATGCTGGACCTGCTGACGGCGGCCGGGCTCGAAGGTAAGCCCACGCTGGAGAAGTGCCAGGCGCTGAAGAAGGCCAAGATCGAGAAGAAGGAACAGGAGAAACAAGCCAAGAAGGAGGCTAAAGTTAAGCACAAAGAAGTTGTTT CGGAGAAGGAGGGCGGAGTGTCACGGCGCATGACGCGTGGCGCGACAGGCGTGAAGCCACGCCAGCGTATCGTGATCTCCTCAGACGAAGAGGACGACACGCCCGCTGCAAGACGCACTCTCTCCAAGCTGCGCTCCTCGCTCAATGACGACTCCGACTCGGACTAG
- the LOC118274921 gene encoding uncharacterized protein LOC118274921 isoform X1, with product MYQIIAGNALITKMNYEAERAMNQKRLRMEGEPGHGVVQGNGLPLNYIDNGHQIPYQPYAGAYNTHYPPPEAFSPYGPPPPGGYAPQNLSYAPPAHQNYPHHQSFPPQQPPQAQLHMPQSHMVQGYGDVGVHKPAWPPQPHLLPPLDTQKPLDVKQLKSEIKLEPTDAQKRPHPENEMLARQREYNVHIPSTLGGDLDQPKIKIKTDIFKPDDLAHRQDKPIDVGQKSLSLDGSQKPTDLQNKDDGHPIIGVENKSMDKPTESCKAEGAAEGGAGDSQRAAEPTTLSDKSEEDRKPFSSPELPKSGAIPGKVPTPGSEPKKRGRPKGSTNKPKPPGAAPRAPAPAAPRAPPPRPLPQPPRPRATGYQYAIRPFRKDFSGIQFRRRWSDDCLDSSHIPNEVYFGDVPVSMEVLFNYYDANAEREKLATQAAQIAAQKAAAAKLAAAKLQARGLMPASTEVTTVDSSSSDDSSGSSGSDSEESDEDTPLKRGPGRPKGSKNSPRAPGTPSAGGTGSTPSTPGTGRRGRPPVPPELRQPGITDMKKFCKAAGIRFDYKKLVEGCTKNKERVQKMLDLLTAAGLEGKPTLEKCQALKKAKIEKKEQEKQAKKEAKVKHKEVVSEKEGGVSRRMTRGATGVKPRQRIVISSDEEDDTPAARRTLSKLRSSLNDDSDSD from the exons ttaccAAGATGAATTATGAAGCCGAAAGAGCCATGAATCAGAAGCGATTGCGAATGGAGGGCGAACCGGGCCATGGAGTGGTCCAGGGAAATGGTTTGCCGCTAAATTATATAG ATAATGGTCACCAAATACCGTATCAACCGTATGCTGGTGCATACAACACTCATTATCCACCGCCGGAGGCGTTTTCGCCCTAcgggccgccgccgccgggGGGCTATGCCCCGCAGAACTTGTCGTACGCGCCTCCTGCGCACCAGAACTACCCGCATCACCAGAGTTTCCCGCCACAACAGCCGCCGCAAGCACAGCTACACATGCCACAGTCCCATATGG TTCAAGGCTATGGAGACGTGGGTGTGCACAAGCCTGCCTGGCCGCCCCAACCACACCTGTTACCCCCACTGGACACTCAGAAGCCCCTGGATGTGAAGCAGCTGAAATCAGAGATTAAACTGGAACCAACTGATGCTCAGAAACGACCACACCCTGAGAATGAGATGCTG GCGAGGCAGAGAGAGTACAATGTCCACATACCCAGTACCTtg GGTGGTGACTTAGACCAGCCTAAAATTAAGATAAAGACGGATATATTCAAGCCGGATGATTTAGCACACAGACAGGATAAGCCTATTG ATGTCGGCCAAAAATCGTTGTCTCTGGATGGATCACAGAAGCCCACTGACTTGCAAAACAAAG ATGATGGTCATCCAATCATTGGTGTTGAGAACAAGTCTATGGATAAACCAACCG agtCTTGCAAAGCTGAGGGTGCGGCTGAAGGCGGCGCTGGTGATTCACAACGAGCGGCGGAGCCCACGACTCTTAGTGACAAGAG TGAAGAGGATCGGAAACCGTTCAGCAGTCCAGAGCTCCCGAAGTCAGGCGCTATACCCGGCAAGGTGCCGACTCCAGGCAGCGAG CCCAAGAAGAGGGGCCGGCCCAAGGGCTCCACCAACAAGCCCAAGCCGCCGggcgccgcgccccgcgcccccgcccccgctgcgccccgcgcgcccccgccgcgcccccTGCCGCAgccgccgcgcccccgcgccaCCGGGTACCAGTACGCCATCAGACCCTTCAGGAAGGACTTCTCTGGGATACAGTTTAGAAG GCGATGGAGCGACGACTGCCTGGACTCGTCGCACATCCCCAACGAGGTGTACTTCGGCGACGTGCCGGTGTCCATGGAGGTGTTGTTCAACTACTACGACGCCAACGCCGAGCGAGAGAAGCTCGCCACGCAGGCCGCGCAGATCGCCGCGCAGAAGGCCGCCGCCGCCAAACTGGCCGCCGCCAAGTTACAGGCTAGAGGGCTCATGCCAGCGTCTACTGAG GTAACGACAGtggactcttcatcatcagaCGACTCGTCAGGTTCCTCCGGCAGCGACTCGGAAGAGAGTGACGAA GACACGCCACTGAAGCGCGGACCGGGCAGGCCGAAGGGGTCCAAGAACAGTCCACGAGCCCCCGGGACCCCGTCTGCAGGGGGTACGGGGTCCACGCCCAGCACGCCGGGGACTGGACGACGGGGGCGACCCCCTGTACCGCCAGAACTCCGCCAACCTGGTATCACAGACATGAAGAAGTTCTGCAAAGCTGCTGGGATAAGGTTCGACTACAAGAAGCTTGTTGAAG GTTGTACGAAAAACAAAGAGCGTGTACAGAAGATGCTGGACCTGCTGACGGCGGCCGGGCTCGAAGGTAAGCCCACGCTGGAGAAGTGCCAGGCGCTGAAGAAGGCCAAGATCGAGAAGAAGGAACAGGAGAAACAAGCCAAGAAGGAGGCTAAAGTTAAGCACAAAGAAGTTGTTT CGGAGAAGGAGGGCGGAGTGTCACGGCGCATGACGCGTGGCGCGACAGGCGTGAAGCCACGCCAGCGTATCGTGATCTCCTCAGACGAAGAGGACGACACGCCCGCTGCAAGACGCACTCTCTCCAAGCTGCGCTCCTCGCTCAATGACGACTCCGACTCGGACTAG
- the LOC118274921 gene encoding uncharacterized protein LOC118274921 isoform X2 yields MYQIIAGNALITKMNYEAERAMNQKRLRMEGEPGHGVVQGNGLPLNYIDNGHQIPYQPYAGAYNTHYPPPEAFSPYGPPPPGGYAPQNLSYAPPAHQNYPHHQSFPPQQPPQAQLHMPQSHMGYGDVGVHKPAWPPQPHLLPPLDTQKPLDVKQLKSEIKLEPTDAQKRPHPENEMLARQREYNVHIPSTLGGDLDQPKIKIKTDIFKPDDLAHRQDKPIDVGQKSLSLDGSQKPTDLQNKDDGHPIIGVENKSMDKPTESCKAEGAAEGGAGDSQRAAEPTTLSDKSEEDRKPFSSPELPKSGAIPGKVPTPGSEPKKRGRPKGSTNKPKPPGAAPRAPAPAAPRAPPPRPLPQPPRPRATGYQYAIRPFRKDFSGIQFRRRWSDDCLDSSHIPNEVYFGDVPVSMEVLFNYYDANAEREKLATQAAQIAAQKAAAAKLAAAKLQARGLMPASTEVTTVDSSSSDDSSGSSGSDSEESDEDTPLKRGPGRPKGSKNSPRAPGTPSAGGTGSTPSTPGTGRRGRPPVPPELRQPGITDMKKFCKAAGIRFDYKKLVEGCTKNKERVQKMLDLLTAAGLEGKPTLEKCQALKKAKIEKKEQEKQAKKEAKVKHKEVVSEKEGGVSRRMTRGATGVKPRQRIVISSDEEDDTPAARRTLSKLRSSLNDDSDSD; encoded by the exons ttaccAAGATGAATTATGAAGCCGAAAGAGCCATGAATCAGAAGCGATTGCGAATGGAGGGCGAACCGGGCCATGGAGTGGTCCAGGGAAATGGTTTGCCGCTAAATTATATAG ATAATGGTCACCAAATACCGTATCAACCGTATGCTGGTGCATACAACACTCATTATCCACCGCCGGAGGCGTTTTCGCCCTAcgggccgccgccgccgggGGGCTATGCCCCGCAGAACTTGTCGTACGCGCCTCCTGCGCACCAGAACTACCCGCATCACCAGAGTTTCCCGCCACAACAGCCGCCGCAAGCACAGCTACACATGCCACAGTCCCATATGG GCTATGGAGACGTGGGTGTGCACAAGCCTGCCTGGCCGCCCCAACCACACCTGTTACCCCCACTGGACACTCAGAAGCCCCTGGATGTGAAGCAGCTGAAATCAGAGATTAAACTGGAACCAACTGATGCTCAGAAACGACCACACCCTGAGAATGAGATGCTG GCGAGGCAGAGAGAGTACAATGTCCACATACCCAGTACCTtg GGTGGTGACTTAGACCAGCCTAAAATTAAGATAAAGACGGATATATTCAAGCCGGATGATTTAGCACACAGACAGGATAAGCCTATTG ATGTCGGCCAAAAATCGTTGTCTCTGGATGGATCACAGAAGCCCACTGACTTGCAAAACAAAG ATGATGGTCATCCAATCATTGGTGTTGAGAACAAGTCTATGGATAAACCAACCG agtCTTGCAAAGCTGAGGGTGCGGCTGAAGGCGGCGCTGGTGATTCACAACGAGCGGCGGAGCCCACGACTCTTAGTGACAAGAG TGAAGAGGATCGGAAACCGTTCAGCAGTCCAGAGCTCCCGAAGTCAGGCGCTATACCCGGCAAGGTGCCGACTCCAGGCAGCGAG CCCAAGAAGAGGGGCCGGCCCAAGGGCTCCACCAACAAGCCCAAGCCGCCGggcgccgcgccccgcgcccccgcccccgctgcgccccgcgcgcccccgccgcgcccccTGCCGCAgccgccgcgcccccgcgccaCCGGGTACCAGTACGCCATCAGACCCTTCAGGAAGGACTTCTCTGGGATACAGTTTAGAAG GCGATGGAGCGACGACTGCCTGGACTCGTCGCACATCCCCAACGAGGTGTACTTCGGCGACGTGCCGGTGTCCATGGAGGTGTTGTTCAACTACTACGACGCCAACGCCGAGCGAGAGAAGCTCGCCACGCAGGCCGCGCAGATCGCCGCGCAGAAGGCCGCCGCCGCCAAACTGGCCGCCGCCAAGTTACAGGCTAGAGGGCTCATGCCAGCGTCTACTGAG GTAACGACAGtggactcttcatcatcagaCGACTCGTCAGGTTCCTCCGGCAGCGACTCGGAAGAGAGTGACGAA GACACGCCACTGAAGCGCGGACCGGGCAGGCCGAAGGGGTCCAAGAACAGTCCACGAGCCCCCGGGACCCCGTCTGCAGGGGGTACGGGGTCCACGCCCAGCACGCCGGGGACTGGACGACGGGGGCGACCCCCTGTACCGCCAGAACTCCGCCAACCTGGTATCACAGACATGAAGAAGTTCTGCAAAGCTGCTGGGATAAGGTTCGACTACAAGAAGCTTGTTGAAG GTTGTACGAAAAACAAAGAGCGTGTACAGAAGATGCTGGACCTGCTGACGGCGGCCGGGCTCGAAGGTAAGCCCACGCTGGAGAAGTGCCAGGCGCTGAAGAAGGCCAAGATCGAGAAGAAGGAACAGGAGAAACAAGCCAAGAAGGAGGCTAAAGTTAAGCACAAAGAAGTTGTTT CGGAGAAGGAGGGCGGAGTGTCACGGCGCATGACGCGTGGCGCGACAGGCGTGAAGCCACGCCAGCGTATCGTGATCTCCTCAGACGAAGAGGACGACACGCCCGCTGCAAGACGCACTCTCTCCAAGCTGCGCTCCTCGCTCAATGACGACTCCGACTCGGACTAG
- the LOC118274921 gene encoding uncharacterized protein LOC118274921 isoform X3: protein MYQIIAGNALITKMNYEAERAMNQKRLRMEGEPGHGVVQGNGLPLNYIDNGHQIPYQPYAGAYNTHYPPPEAFSPYGPPPPGGYAPQNLSYAPPAHQNYPHHQSFPPQQPPQAQLHMPQSHMVQGYGDVGVHKPAWPPQPHLLPPLDTQKPLDVKQLKSEIKLEPTDAQKRPHPENEMLARQREYNVHIPSTLGGDLDQPKIKIKTDIFKPDDLAHRQDKPIDVGQKSLSLDGSQKPTDLQNKDDGHPIIGVENKSMDKPTESCKAEGAAEGGAGDSQRAAEPTTLSDKSEEDRKPFSSPELPKSGAIPGKVPTPGSEKRGRPKGSTNKPKPPGAAPRAPAPAAPRAPPPRPLPQPPRPRATGYQYAIRPFRKDFSGIQFRRRWSDDCLDSSHIPNEVYFGDVPVSMEVLFNYYDANAEREKLATQAAQIAAQKAAAAKLAAAKLQARGLMPASTEVTTVDSSSSDDSSGSSGSDSEESDEDTPLKRGPGRPKGSKNSPRAPGTPSAGGTGSTPSTPGTGRRGRPPVPPELRQPGITDMKKFCKAAGIRFDYKKLVEGCTKNKERVQKMLDLLTAAGLEGKPTLEKCQALKKAKIEKKEQEKQAKKEAKVKHKEVVSEKEGGVSRRMTRGATGVKPRQRIVISSDEEDDTPAARRTLSKLRSSLNDDSDSD, encoded by the exons ttaccAAGATGAATTATGAAGCCGAAAGAGCCATGAATCAGAAGCGATTGCGAATGGAGGGCGAACCGGGCCATGGAGTGGTCCAGGGAAATGGTTTGCCGCTAAATTATATAG ATAATGGTCACCAAATACCGTATCAACCGTATGCTGGTGCATACAACACTCATTATCCACCGCCGGAGGCGTTTTCGCCCTAcgggccgccgccgccgggGGGCTATGCCCCGCAGAACTTGTCGTACGCGCCTCCTGCGCACCAGAACTACCCGCATCACCAGAGTTTCCCGCCACAACAGCCGCCGCAAGCACAGCTACACATGCCACAGTCCCATATGG TTCAAGGCTATGGAGACGTGGGTGTGCACAAGCCTGCCTGGCCGCCCCAACCACACCTGTTACCCCCACTGGACACTCAGAAGCCCCTGGATGTGAAGCAGCTGAAATCAGAGATTAAACTGGAACCAACTGATGCTCAGAAACGACCACACCCTGAGAATGAGATGCTG GCGAGGCAGAGAGAGTACAATGTCCACATACCCAGTACCTtg GGTGGTGACTTAGACCAGCCTAAAATTAAGATAAAGACGGATATATTCAAGCCGGATGATTTAGCACACAGACAGGATAAGCCTATTG ATGTCGGCCAAAAATCGTTGTCTCTGGATGGATCACAGAAGCCCACTGACTTGCAAAACAAAG ATGATGGTCATCCAATCATTGGTGTTGAGAACAAGTCTATGGATAAACCAACCG agtCTTGCAAAGCTGAGGGTGCGGCTGAAGGCGGCGCTGGTGATTCACAACGAGCGGCGGAGCCCACGACTCTTAGTGACAAGAG TGAAGAGGATCGGAAACCGTTCAGCAGTCCAGAGCTCCCGAAGTCAGGCGCTATACCCGGCAAGGTGCCGACTCCAGGCAGCGAG AAGAGGGGCCGGCCCAAGGGCTCCACCAACAAGCCCAAGCCGCCGggcgccgcgccccgcgcccccgcccccgctgcgccccgcgcgcccccgccgcgcccccTGCCGCAgccgccgcgcccccgcgccaCCGGGTACCAGTACGCCATCAGACCCTTCAGGAAGGACTTCTCTGGGATACAGTTTAGAAG GCGATGGAGCGACGACTGCCTGGACTCGTCGCACATCCCCAACGAGGTGTACTTCGGCGACGTGCCGGTGTCCATGGAGGTGTTGTTCAACTACTACGACGCCAACGCCGAGCGAGAGAAGCTCGCCACGCAGGCCGCGCAGATCGCCGCGCAGAAGGCCGCCGCCGCCAAACTGGCCGCCGCCAAGTTACAGGCTAGAGGGCTCATGCCAGCGTCTACTGAG GTAACGACAGtggactcttcatcatcagaCGACTCGTCAGGTTCCTCCGGCAGCGACTCGGAAGAGAGTGACGAA GACACGCCACTGAAGCGCGGACCGGGCAGGCCGAAGGGGTCCAAGAACAGTCCACGAGCCCCCGGGACCCCGTCTGCAGGGGGTACGGGGTCCACGCCCAGCACGCCGGGGACTGGACGACGGGGGCGACCCCCTGTACCGCCAGAACTCCGCCAACCTGGTATCACAGACATGAAGAAGTTCTGCAAAGCTGCTGGGATAAGGTTCGACTACAAGAAGCTTGTTGAAG GTTGTACGAAAAACAAAGAGCGTGTACAGAAGATGCTGGACCTGCTGACGGCGGCCGGGCTCGAAGGTAAGCCCACGCTGGAGAAGTGCCAGGCGCTGAAGAAGGCCAAGATCGAGAAGAAGGAACAGGAGAAACAAGCCAAGAAGGAGGCTAAAGTTAAGCACAAAGAAGTTGTTT CGGAGAAGGAGGGCGGAGTGTCACGGCGCATGACGCGTGGCGCGACAGGCGTGAAGCCACGCCAGCGTATCGTGATCTCCTCAGACGAAGAGGACGACACGCCCGCTGCAAGACGCACTCTCTCCAAGCTGCGCTCCTCGCTCAATGACGACTCCGACTCGGACTAG
- the LOC118274921 gene encoding uncharacterized protein LOC118274921 isoform X4 — MYQIIAGNALITKMNYEAERAMNQKRLRMEGEPGHGVVQGNGLPLNYIDNGHQIPYQPYAGAYNTHYPPPEAFSPYGPPPPGGYAPQNLSYAPPAHQNYPHHQSFPPQQPPQAQLHMPQSHMVQGYGDVGVHKPAWPPQPHLLPPLDTQKPLDVKQLKSEIKLEPTDAQKRPHPENEMLARQREYNVHIPSTLGGDLDQPKIKIKTDIFKPDDLAHRQDKPIDVGQKSLSLDGSQKPTDLQNKDDGHPIIGVENKSMDKPTESCKAEGAAEGGAGDSQRAAEPTTLSDKSEEDRKPFSSPELPKSGAIPGKVPTPGSERGRPKGSTNKPKPPGAAPRAPAPAAPRAPPPRPLPQPPRPRATGYQYAIRPFRKDFSGIQFRRRWSDDCLDSSHIPNEVYFGDVPVSMEVLFNYYDANAEREKLATQAAQIAAQKAAAAKLAAAKLQARGLMPASTEVTTVDSSSSDDSSGSSGSDSEESDEDTPLKRGPGRPKGSKNSPRAPGTPSAGGTGSTPSTPGTGRRGRPPVPPELRQPGITDMKKFCKAAGIRFDYKKLVEGCTKNKERVQKMLDLLTAAGLEGKPTLEKCQALKKAKIEKKEQEKQAKKEAKVKHKEVVSEKEGGVSRRMTRGATGVKPRQRIVISSDEEDDTPAARRTLSKLRSSLNDDSDSD; from the exons ttaccAAGATGAATTATGAAGCCGAAAGAGCCATGAATCAGAAGCGATTGCGAATGGAGGGCGAACCGGGCCATGGAGTGGTCCAGGGAAATGGTTTGCCGCTAAATTATATAG ATAATGGTCACCAAATACCGTATCAACCGTATGCTGGTGCATACAACACTCATTATCCACCGCCGGAGGCGTTTTCGCCCTAcgggccgccgccgccgggGGGCTATGCCCCGCAGAACTTGTCGTACGCGCCTCCTGCGCACCAGAACTACCCGCATCACCAGAGTTTCCCGCCACAACAGCCGCCGCAAGCACAGCTACACATGCCACAGTCCCATATGG TTCAAGGCTATGGAGACGTGGGTGTGCACAAGCCTGCCTGGCCGCCCCAACCACACCTGTTACCCCCACTGGACACTCAGAAGCCCCTGGATGTGAAGCAGCTGAAATCAGAGATTAAACTGGAACCAACTGATGCTCAGAAACGACCACACCCTGAGAATGAGATGCTG GCGAGGCAGAGAGAGTACAATGTCCACATACCCAGTACCTtg GGTGGTGACTTAGACCAGCCTAAAATTAAGATAAAGACGGATATATTCAAGCCGGATGATTTAGCACACAGACAGGATAAGCCTATTG ATGTCGGCCAAAAATCGTTGTCTCTGGATGGATCACAGAAGCCCACTGACTTGCAAAACAAAG ATGATGGTCATCCAATCATTGGTGTTGAGAACAAGTCTATGGATAAACCAACCG agtCTTGCAAAGCTGAGGGTGCGGCTGAAGGCGGCGCTGGTGATTCACAACGAGCGGCGGAGCCCACGACTCTTAGTGACAAGAG TGAAGAGGATCGGAAACCGTTCAGCAGTCCAGAGCTCCCGAAGTCAGGCGCTATACCCGGCAAGGTGCCGACTCCAGGCAGCGAG AGGGGCCGGCCCAAGGGCTCCACCAACAAGCCCAAGCCGCCGggcgccgcgccccgcgcccccgcccccgctgcgccccgcgcgcccccgccgcgcccccTGCCGCAgccgccgcgcccccgcgccaCCGGGTACCAGTACGCCATCAGACCCTTCAGGAAGGACTTCTCTGGGATACAGTTTAGAAG GCGATGGAGCGACGACTGCCTGGACTCGTCGCACATCCCCAACGAGGTGTACTTCGGCGACGTGCCGGTGTCCATGGAGGTGTTGTTCAACTACTACGACGCCAACGCCGAGCGAGAGAAGCTCGCCACGCAGGCCGCGCAGATCGCCGCGCAGAAGGCCGCCGCCGCCAAACTGGCCGCCGCCAAGTTACAGGCTAGAGGGCTCATGCCAGCGTCTACTGAG GTAACGACAGtggactcttcatcatcagaCGACTCGTCAGGTTCCTCCGGCAGCGACTCGGAAGAGAGTGACGAA GACACGCCACTGAAGCGCGGACCGGGCAGGCCGAAGGGGTCCAAGAACAGTCCACGAGCCCCCGGGACCCCGTCTGCAGGGGGTACGGGGTCCACGCCCAGCACGCCGGGGACTGGACGACGGGGGCGACCCCCTGTACCGCCAGAACTCCGCCAACCTGGTATCACAGACATGAAGAAGTTCTGCAAAGCTGCTGGGATAAGGTTCGACTACAAGAAGCTTGTTGAAG GTTGTACGAAAAACAAAGAGCGTGTACAGAAGATGCTGGACCTGCTGACGGCGGCCGGGCTCGAAGGTAAGCCCACGCTGGAGAAGTGCCAGGCGCTGAAGAAGGCCAAGATCGAGAAGAAGGAACAGGAGAAACAAGCCAAGAAGGAGGCTAAAGTTAAGCACAAAGAAGTTGTTT CGGAGAAGGAGGGCGGAGTGTCACGGCGCATGACGCGTGGCGCGACAGGCGTGAAGCCACGCCAGCGTATCGTGATCTCCTCAGACGAAGAGGACGACACGCCCGCTGCAAGACGCACTCTCTCCAAGCTGCGCTCCTCGCTCAATGACGACTCCGACTCGGACTAG